The genomic DNA TTTAAAAAATTTAGCTAGTTTTCGTATCCCACTTAAAGATTTTATTTAAAAATTTATATACATTCTTTGACTCTTTCGTCAGAAGTGGACCTAAGATGGATAGTATAAGCACGTATAGCGCTGAGAATGGTTTCAGTACTGACATTAAACCACCGGCGATACCGATATTGGCCATAATGATGGAGAATTCTCCCCTTGAAACGATTGTTAATCCAATATTTGTTGATGCTTTATGAGATAATCCAGCTTGTCGCCCTGCAATCATCCCAGCTACAAAGTTTCCGATGATTGTAAGAAGGACAGCACCTAACGTTAACCATATCGCTCCGCCTAATGAAAACGGATCAATACTTAATCCGAAACTGAAGAAGAAAATAGCTCCGAAAAAGTCTCTAAATGGAACGACGAGATGTTCAATTCTGTCACTATGCTCTGTCTCAGAGAAAACTAATCCTAAAAGAAGTGCTCCAATTGCTTCGGCAACGTGAATTGTTTCTGAAAAACCAGCAATGAAGAACAGTGAAGCAAATACTACAATAATAAAGATTTCATCTGAGCTAATATTGAGCAATTTATTTAATAACGGCGTCGCCTTTCTAGCTACAATAAAGAATAGAAGCATGTATCCTAAAGCAATTCCAATTGAAGTAAGGGCGCCTAAGAAGGAAGCATGATCCCCTAAAACTAAACCAGAAACAACTGATAAATATACAGCAAGGAATATATCTTCAAACATAATGATTCCTAAAATTAATTCGGTCTCATTATTACCAGTTCTTCTTAAATCCACTAACACTTTA from Bacillus basilensis includes the following:
- a CDS encoding cation:proton antiporter; protein product: MDTLIFEVGTALVLVAIAAVIAGKFKFSVIPFLIVLGMLVGPHAPTIGVIDFKFIESANVISFLGRIGVLFLLFYLGLEFSMKKLIKSGRSIAIGGTIYILINFSLGLLYGFIMGFPLLEILIIAGIITISSSAIVAKVLVDLRRTGNNETELILGIIMFEDIFLAVYLSVVSGLVLGDHASFLGALTSIGIALGYMLLFFIVARKATPLLNKLLNISSDEIFIIVVFASLFFIAGFSETIHVAEAIGALLLGLVFSETEHSDRIEHLVVPFRDFFGAIFFFSFGLSIDPFSLGGAIWLTLGAVLLTIIGNFVAGMIAGRQAGLSHKASTNIGLTIVSRGEFSIIMANIGIAGGLMSVLKPFSALYVLILSILGPLLTKESKNVYKFLNKIFKWDTKTS